A stretch of the bacterium genome encodes the following:
- the pbpC gene encoding penicillin-binding protein 1C — translation MFKKFFFFKKRIICQALLIILLLFTFMLYRINYISPEDLLYPSNLIIKDREERTLRFFVDKNGERHLWVPSGEVPVLLKNAFIAAEDENFYSHYGFCLSSIARAVKDNLAAGRIVSGASTITQQVVKLIKKRRRTFLNKFVEVVESVKLEMELGKEKIMEQYLNRVPLGNNLRGVKIASEVYFEKKCSELNVLECALLASLPKVPGSLDYYGNYSGRLEDRKNWVLRRMSELGYISEKEFNDAKNSGISFKMKRFPMEGPHFVDFVSKKYSGLTGDIVTTLDSGIQKNIEKIIKSHRDRLNAKGANQSAFIMVRNSTMEVLSMAGSFEYSEKAKGFNNGTNALRSPGSTLKPFLYALALDSGYSPSLILSDIEKIFKAPSGDYMPRNYDRKEYGPVTMRTALASSLNLSTINLIEQVGYEEFYNTLKKMNLINYPDKGPEYFGLGMAIGNPEITLQQLAAAYAMLASGGIYRPLKFILNEEEEAPRFVFSPQASYIITDFLSDYSAKMLTFSNKKLQFPFKAALKTGTSTNYRDAWVIAYTPEYTFGVWTGNFEGRPTYNLNGEDGAVPVLYDVLVYIYNKANPGEFQVPAGLVSVKVCSFSGMPPTADCSHLKEELFIEKNVPETPCIFHLKNNESRYLPVNYAAWLYEKNRKGTVGNNKLAGFEEDLDRVFQKEPVKPVDKPAINVKEGEVFGDETIEKEWIIVENSHHSIGNGADISRYNVFNGPEGHIRITYPLDGDRYVIDKDFFSQVIDLQVIVGKPAEHVKWYVDGIEYAKVRPPYKADWELEKGLHRLTAIDSFNNADEVRIMVE, via the coding sequence ATGTTTAAAAAATTTTTCTTTTTTAAAAAAAGAATTATATGCCAGGCCCTGTTGATAATTTTGTTGCTTTTCACTTTTATGTTATACAGAATAAACTATATTTCCCCTGAAGACCTTTTATATCCTTCTAATTTAATTATTAAAGACAGGGAAGAAAGAACGCTCCGTTTTTTTGTTGATAAAAACGGGGAAAGGCATTTGTGGGTCCCCTCCGGTGAAGTTCCAGTGCTTTTAAAAAACGCCTTTATCGCGGCCGAGGATGAAAATTTTTACAGCCATTACGGGTTTTGTTTGAGTTCAATTGCCCGGGCGGTAAAGGACAATCTGGCCGCGGGAAGGATTGTATCAGGCGCGTCCACCATTACCCAGCAGGTAGTGAAACTTATCAAGAAACGTAGAAGGACTTTTTTGAACAAATTTGTCGAAGTTGTCGAAAGTGTAAAGCTTGAAATGGAACTTGGAAAAGAAAAAATTATGGAACAATATTTAAACAGGGTGCCGCTCGGCAATAATTTGCGGGGGGTGAAAATCGCCTCGGAGGTTTATTTTGAAAAAAAATGCAGCGAACTTAATGTATTGGAATGCGCGCTGCTCGCGTCTCTGCCTAAAGTGCCGGGCAGCCTTGATTATTACGGGAATTATTCCGGAAGGCTTGAAGATAGAAAAAACTGGGTATTAAGAAGAATGTCCGAGCTTGGGTATATCAGTGAAAAAGAATTTAACGATGCTAAAAACAGCGGAATATCTTTTAAAATGAAAAGGTTCCCGATGGAAGGTCCGCACTTTGTGGATTTTGTCTCAAAAAAATATAGCGGACTGACAGGCGATATCGTTACAACGCTTGATTCAGGCATCCAAAAGAACATAGAAAAAATAATAAAATCGCACAGGGACCGTTTAAACGCGAAAGGCGCCAATCAATCCGCGTTTATTATGGTCAGGAATTCAACTATGGAGGTCCTTTCAATGGCCGGGTCATTTGAATACAGCGAAAAAGCGAAAGGGTTTAATAACGGGACGAACGCGTTAAGATCACCCGGGTCAACATTAAAACCGTTTCTTTACGCGCTGGCCCTTGATTCCGGATACAGCCCGTCCCTTATATTGTCTGATATCGAGAAAATATTCAAGGCCCCGTCCGGTGATTATATGCCAAGGAATTATGACCGGAAAGAATACGGCCCTGTCACTATGCGGACGGCCCTTGCAAGTTCATTAAATCTTTCGACCATTAATTTGATTGAACAGGTGGGGTATGAAGAATTTTATAATACCCTTAAAAAAATGAATTTAATAAACTACCCGGATAAGGGCCCGGAATATTTCGGATTGGGAATGGCAATCGGGAACCCGGAGATAACTCTTCAACAGCTGGCTGCGGCTTATGCCATGCTTGCCAGCGGTGGTATTTACAGGCCGCTGAAATTTATTTTAAATGAAGAAGAAGAGGCTCCCCGGTTTGTTTTTTCTCCGCAGGCGTCCTATATCATTACGGATTTTCTTTCGGATTACTCGGCAAAGATGCTTACCTTCAGCAATAAAAAATTGCAGTTTCCTTTTAAGGCCGCTTTAAAGACCGGAACGAGCACCAATTACCGGGATGCCTGGGTCATCGCTTACACTCCTGAATATACCTTTGGAGTCTGGACAGGTAATTTTGAAGGCAGGCCCACCTATAATTTAAACGGGGAAGACGGCGCGGTCCCTGTTCTTTATGACGTGCTGGTTTATATATATAACAAGGCAAATCCCGGGGAATTCCAGGTGCCGGCCGGCCTCGTATCGGTTAAGGTATGTTCTTTTTCCGGCATGCCGCCGACCGCTGATTGTTCCCATTTGAAAGAAGAGTTGTTTATTGAAAAAAATGTGCCGGAAACGCCGTGTATTTTCCATTTAAAAAATAATGAGTCAAGATACCTGCCCGTAAATTACGCGGCATGGCTTTATGAAAAAAACAGGAAAGGCACAGTGGGAAATAATAAACTCGCTGGTTTTGAAGAAGACCTTGACAGGGTTTTTCAAAAAGAACCGGTGAAGCCGGTGGATAAGCCGGCAATTAATGTCAAGGAGGGGGAGGTTTTTGGAGACGAAACCATTGAAAAAGAGTGGATTATTGTAGAAAACTCTCACCACTCTATCGGGAATGGTGCTGATATCTCAAGGTATAACGTTTTTAACGGGCCGGAAGGCCACATCAGGATAACCTACCCGCTGGACGGAGACAGATATGTGATCGATAAGGATTTTTTCAGCCAGGTCATTGATTTGCAGGTAATTGTGGGAAAGCCGGCTGAGCATGTTAAATGGTATGTTGACGGTATTGAATATGCAAAAGTCCGGCCGCCTTATAAAGCAGATTGGGAGCTTGAAAAAGGACTGCACAGGCTTACCGCGATTGATTCTTTCAATAACGCGGATGAAGTCCGGATAATGGTGGAGTAA
- a CDS encoding alpha-2-macroglobulin family protein — MDLLNKAPEKELFVSGKFESSSEIQALNWKLHLDFSEAVTAPEAAEFIKIEVDGIPLKYRQGFEFIENDNSPRKNIVILPVGDRHEGSYKITVKEGLRDAGNNFQLKKDFAVNFQVKDIFTISKIETFSEGKRHWISINFSAPFANIPGYNRYRYNNEMANFIRNSIKFFPHTMIAHTNIDSNNSVDVHGDFIQGQNYKVLVGENFKSTDGRKYVEGTNSFIIPDYLPSIKYSDAGSIIERDSRQMLNVKIMNVNEILYEGLKIPPILIPTVINLKDQLKYEKLSANLDKQSAGIKSSLKSDEDKIFADFLDETKYTSKLFFNNKPRNVEHDFSIPLEFRDGKEKGSVELVRLNNNNKTLPAQTQLNLLSISDIGITYKESDNSLLVWITSLRTGKPLKDISVLLATKQLNIFAAGRTDKDGVVFIKNDNKLYRTFSLNSQKSENAPLNLKELDMILVKGGDDYSYLQIDRNKNLKIEGFDHRRFTDLGNKKFYKGHVFTERGMYQPGETVYFKGTIREYKEGEVFVPGEAKFRVQILSSKGEEIFSRDFDINEFGTLKDEIFLKSFFPLGTYTINLYSQDKTLVAVRTFEVQEFKPPRHFVDVSYVKKSEKDKRFVNMEKTQEYLECVIMGKYYAGGPVKNGQVRWKVNLVKTNFNRDDYPDFTFGYTGINDELLETGESILNEKGEITLKIPLSKEVLSGMAGVEINAAVLDFDAKVSTNTSVYQISPEYLIGISEHPGRIKSKDGQILKTILIDGKGKRIKKAGLKVDVLRENHRYIRKRNESGNTYWVSKIVWDREYSSFINIADGEAIFDFDFNWGGKYLLSFSYENDGKIYTSSTIYEVEGYYYYDYSEEETSRNAVYEKVNLIPEKKYYTENEDIKIMVNSKKKLSTYLMTVERGDILDYKLVQVSPGSPEIKVPVKEDYYPNVYISLTGMVPRGDFPNYSYQYDEEMPSVAFGYVNVEVKKQYNKIKVAINEKDRELKALPGSEVELNIKVLDEKNKGFVSELAVGVVDESVLALTRYGTPRLNDLIRFVYPLSVFTYDFTPFLLGQTPFSELSNLPLTGGGGGDEGIEVSTPIMRKDFRPVAYFNPAVLTDENGNASIRFKCPDTITSYRVYVVACDKGSRFESVERKLLVTRDFYLEPGLPRFLTKGDTFLFLLSAFNKTEGSGTVNIDLRPDGNLALSAADEKSNYPLNSYDRSLIPVKGKAEKAGFSTVTFSGSFDGKSDAVEVKVPVNSGYIRGKDVLFGNFSGSKEIIYTFPEGTESIKWRDLNEDEIKCVLTVSGSPFFKLSPGLKYLLRYPYGCIEQTSSGVFPLAALRNLILQGLVPDISAEETDKFLKAGVERILSMQTDSGGFGYWPGDRRPSPWGSIYAVNALTRARLGGFDVPSSLFDKSLNYLRSEINGTNSDSSFKILASYLLALNGRLDKNTFETVSKDKEREPKENRIILIAAAGASSFVPKETLQNELLDVLNSPAGYSEYYGHYYSRHIGRALALIACVNIVSDNEIKNYLALELIGNIDKQGIWRTTTDTGWALAALGEYFKGLNFASGLVNFGVKNPQGKEWKFQFDPLKNYSLELDPRDFMDNPSFTLFSDSRESLMYKVEINFPRVDYGEKGYSNGFRISKDIESTSGKNKIRVGDIVKVKIKIEAGGHYQYIAIDDPFPAGFVAINSAIKTEEPVPAGSNYNKEEYYWYYWNPGGFYNFVPNYFEIRNDRVLVFKNDIWQGPYEYSYYARAVCAGEFIVPSSKVELMYSPEIVAYTPLDKIIIEGK; from the coding sequence TTGGATCTGTTGAACAAAGCGCCTGAAAAAGAATTATTTGTTTCAGGCAAATTTGAGTCTTCCAGTGAAATCCAGGCGCTTAATTGGAAATTGCATCTGGATTTCAGCGAAGCGGTTACTGCACCGGAGGCCGCCGAATTTATTAAAATAGAGGTCGACGGTATTCCATTAAAATACAGGCAGGGATTTGAATTTATTGAAAACGACAATAGCCCCAGAAAAAATATTGTAATCCTTCCGGTTGGAGACCGCCACGAAGGCAGTTATAAAATAACTGTAAAAGAAGGATTAAGGGATGCAGGCAACAACTTTCAACTAAAAAAGGATTTTGCTGTAAACTTCCAGGTTAAGGACATTTTTACTATTTCAAAAATAGAAACCTTTAGTGAAGGAAAAAGGCACTGGATAAGTATAAATTTTTCTGCCCCTTTCGCGAACATCCCCGGATACAACAGGTATCGCTATAATAACGAGATGGCGAATTTTATTAGAAATTCTATAAAGTTTTTTCCTCACACTATGATAGCCCACACGAATATAGATAGTAATAATTCCGTGGATGTCCACGGTGATTTTATACAGGGGCAGAATTACAAGGTCCTGGTGGGTGAAAATTTTAAAAGCACTGACGGGAGGAAATATGTTGAGGGGACAAATTCATTTATTATCCCTGATTACCTGCCTTCAATAAAGTATTCCGATGCCGGGAGTATAATTGAAAGGGACAGCCGGCAGATGTTGAATGTAAAAATAATGAATGTGAATGAAATATTATATGAAGGATTAAAAATACCGCCTATATTGATACCAACGGTAATCAATTTAAAGGACCAGCTTAAATATGAGAAATTGTCGGCGAATTTAGATAAGCAGTCAGCCGGAATAAAATCATCCCTGAAAAGTGATGAGGATAAGATATTTGCTGATTTTCTTGATGAAACAAAATATACTTCAAAATTATTTTTCAACAACAAGCCGAGAAATGTTGAACATGATTTTTCAATCCCGCTGGAATTCAGGGATGGGAAGGAAAAGGGCAGTGTTGAATTAGTGAGATTAAATAATAACAATAAGACTCTGCCTGCCCAGACACAATTAAATCTTCTTAGCATAAGCGATATCGGGATTACATATAAAGAATCGGATAATTCATTATTAGTCTGGATTACTTCGTTAAGAACGGGAAAACCGCTAAAAGACATTTCAGTTTTATTGGCGACTAAACAATTGAACATTTTCGCGGCCGGCAGGACGGATAAAGACGGCGTGGTTTTTATTAAAAATGATAATAAGCTGTACAGGACTTTTTCTTTAAACTCCCAAAAATCAGAAAACGCGCCGTTAAATTTAAAAGAATTGGACATGATATTAGTTAAAGGCGGGGATGATTATTCCTATCTTCAGATTGACCGTAATAAAAATTTAAAAATTGAGGGGTTTGACCACCGCAGGTTTACGGATCTGGGAAACAAGAAATTTTACAAGGGACATGTTTTCACGGAAAGAGGGATGTACCAGCCCGGGGAAACCGTGTATTTTAAAGGGACAATCCGTGAATACAAGGAAGGAGAGGTGTTTGTTCCAGGGGAGGCGAAGTTCAGGGTGCAGATTTTGAGTTCAAAAGGAGAAGAAATATTCAGCAGGGATTTTGATATTAATGAATTTGGAACATTAAAGGACGAAATCTTTTTAAAATCTTTTTTCCCGCTTGGCACATATACGATAAACCTGTATTCCCAGGATAAAACTCTTGTTGCCGTGAGGACTTTTGAAGTGCAGGAATTTAAACCCCCGAGGCATTTTGTTGATGTTTCTTATGTGAAAAAGAGCGAAAAAGACAAGCGGTTTGTAAATATGGAAAAGACGCAGGAATATCTCGAATGCGTGATTATGGGTAAATATTACGCGGGCGGGCCGGTGAAAAACGGGCAGGTAAGATGGAAAGTTAATTTGGTGAAAACAAATTTTAACAGGGACGATTATCCGGATTTTACTTTCGGGTATACGGGAATAAACGATGAACTCCTTGAGACCGGGGAATCTATTTTAAATGAAAAAGGCGAGATTACATTAAAAATACCTTTATCGAAAGAAGTGTTGTCCGGGATGGCAGGCGTTGAAATAAACGCCGCGGTCTTGGATTTTGACGCCAAGGTTTCCACAAATACATCTGTCTACCAGATAAGCCCGGAATACCTTATCGGCATAAGTGAACACCCGGGCAGAATAAAATCTAAAGACGGACAAATATTAAAAACGATTCTTATTGACGGGAAGGGCAAAAGAATCAAAAAAGCCGGATTAAAAGTTGATGTCCTGAGAGAAAATCATAGATATATAAGAAAAAGAAATGAGTCCGGCAACACTTATTGGGTAAGCAAGATTGTATGGGACAGGGAATATTCCAGTTTTATCAATATCGCGGACGGCGAGGCGATTTTTGATTTTGATTTTAACTGGGGCGGGAAATATCTTTTGAGTTTTAGTTATGAAAATGACGGCAAAATTTATACTTCGAGCACAATTTATGAAGTTGAAGGATATTATTACTATGATTATTCGGAAGAGGAAACATCCCGGAATGCGGTATATGAAAAGGTAAATTTAATACCTGAAAAAAAATATTACACGGAAAATGAAGATATAAAAATAATGGTGAATTCTAAAAAGAAATTGTCAACTTACTTAATGACGGTTGAACGCGGGGATATTTTAGATTATAAACTTGTCCAGGTATCGCCTGGTTCACCCGAGATTAAGGTGCCGGTAAAAGAAGATTATTATCCAAACGTTTATATTTCATTGACGGGAATGGTCCCGAGGGGTGATTTTCCAAACTACAGCTATCAATACGATGAGGAAATGCCGTCTGTGGCTTTCGGGTATGTTAATGTCGAAGTAAAAAAACAATATAATAAAATAAAGGTTGCCATTAATGAGAAAGACAGGGAACTTAAAGCCCTGCCCGGGAGTGAAGTAGAACTTAATATTAAGGTTCTGGATGAAAAAAATAAAGGTTTTGTAAGTGAATTGGCTGTTGGTGTTGTTGATGAAAGTGTCCTCGCCTTAACCAGGTATGGAACGCCCCGCCTGAATGATTTAATCCGTTTTGTTTATCCCCTTTCTGTTTTTACCTATGATTTCACTCCGTTTCTTTTAGGGCAGACTCCGTTTTCGGAATTGTCTAATTTGCCGTTGACCGGGGGCGGCGGCGGGGACGAAGGGATAGAAGTGTCAACTCCCATAATGAGGAAAGATTTCAGGCCGGTTGCCTATTTTAACCCGGCTGTTTTAACTGATGAAAACGGCAATGCGTCAATACGTTTTAAATGCCCGGACACTATAACTTCATACCGTGTTTATGTTGTTGCCTGCGATAAGGGAAGCCGGTTTGAATCGGTTGAAAGAAAATTATTGGTTACCAGGGATTTCTACCTTGAACCGGGGCTCCCGAGATTTTTGACAAAAGGCGATACTTTTTTGTTTCTATTGTCGGCTTTTAATAAAACCGAAGGCAGCGGGACCGTCAATATAGATTTAAGGCCGGATGGGAACCTCGCGTTGTCAGCCGCGGATGAAAAGAGCAATTATCCTTTGAACTCATATGACAGGAGCCTTATTCCCGTAAAAGGAAAGGCGGAAAAAGCAGGATTTTCTACCGTAACTTTTAGCGGCAGTTTTGACGGAAAATCAGATGCAGTTGAGGTTAAGGTCCCTGTAAATTCAGGGTATATACGCGGGAAAGACGTTTTATTCGGGAATTTTTCCGGTTCGAAGGAAATTATTTATACATTTCCTGAAGGGACCGAATCAATAAAGTGGCGGGATTTAAACGAGGATGAAATTAAATGCGTTTTGACTGTTTCAGGATCGCCTTTTTTCAAGCTCTCACCCGGGTTAAAATATCTTTTAAGATATCCCTATGGATGTATTGAACAGACCAGTTCCGGGGTTTTCCCCCTGGCGGCGCTCAGGAACCTGATATTACAGGGCCTTGTCCCGGATATTTCCGCAGAAGAGACAGATAAATTTTTAAAGGCGGGTGTTGAGAGGATTCTCAGTATGCAGACTGATTCAGGAGGTTTTGGATACTGGCCGGGCGATAGGAGGCCGAGTCCATGGGGTTCAATTTATGCGGTGAACGCTTTAACCAGGGCCAGGCTTGGAGGATTTGATGTCCCTTCTTCATTGTTTGATAAATCATTAAATTATCTAAGGAGCGAAATAAACGGGACAAACAGCGACAGTTCGTTTAAAATCCTTGCTTCGTATCTTCTTGCCTTAAACGGCAGGCTGGATAAAAATACTTTTGAAACTGTTTCAAAAGATAAGGAAAGAGAGCCTAAAGAAAACCGGATTATTTTGATCGCTGCCGCGGGCGCTTCCAGTTTTGTGCCGAAGGAAACACTGCAAAATGAATTGCTGGATGTTTTAAATTCCCCCGCGGGTTATTCTGAATATTACGGGCATTATTACAGCAGGCATATAGGCAGGGCTTTGGCGTTAATAGCGTGTGTTAATATTGTTTCAGACAATGAAATCAAAAATTATCTGGCATTGGAATTGATAGGTAATATTGATAAGCAGGGAATATGGAGGACCACCACTGACACGGGATGGGCTTTGGCGGCCCTGGGAGAGTATTTCAAGGGCCTGAATTTTGCCAGCGGGCTTGTAAATTTCGGTGTTAAAAATCCTCAAGGCAAAGAATGGAAATTCCAATTTGACCCTCTAAAAAACTATTCCCTGGAGCTTGACCCGCGGGATTTTATGGACAATCCTTCTTTTACATTATTTTCCGATTCCAGGGAATCATTAATGTATAAAGTGGAAATAAATTTTCCAAGAGTGGATTACGGCGAAAAAGGTTATTCGAACGGTTTTAGAATTTCAAAGGATATCGAAAGCACAAGCGGTAAAAATAAAATCAGGGTAGGGGATATAGTCAAGGTAAAAATTAAAATAGAGGCCGGGGGCCATTATCAATACATTGCCATTGATGACCCTTTTCCTGCCGGATTTGTGGCGATAAACAGCGCCATAAAAACAGAGGAACCGGTGCCGGCCGGGTCAAATTATAATAAAGAAGAGTATTACTGGTATTACTGGAATCCGGGCGGTTTTTATAATTTTGTCCCCAATTATTTTGAAATAAGGAATGACCGGGTGCTTGTATTTAAAAACGATATATGGCAGGGCCCCTATGAATACAGTTATTATGCCAGGGCGGTTTGCGCGGGAGAGTTTATTGTTCCTTCCTCAAAGGTTGAATTGATGTATTCTCCGGAAATAGTCGCTTATACTCCGCTGGATAAAATTATTATCGAAGGAAAGTAA
- a CDS encoding shikimate kinase, translated as MNIVLIGFMATGKTILGKILAKKLNMEFIDTDFLIEKNEGKRISKIFKEKGEEYFRNVEKNIIKKASKKNNIVISTGGGAVLLPENMERLKKKGIIICLKTSPEIILERIKQQKGTRPLLNKPEPLKEIKSILKKRAPCYKQADLTIDTSDFATGKIITQLIKKINDLY; from the coding sequence ATGAATATTGTTTTAATCGGTTTTATGGCTACGGGGAAAACTATACTGGGGAAAATTTTGGCCAAAAAATTAAACATGGAATTTATTGATACTGATTTTTTAATTGAAAAGAACGAAGGGAAAAGGATTTCAAAAATATTTAAAGAAAAAGGCGAAGAATATTTTCGAAATGTTGAAAAAAATATTATTAAAAAAGCTTCAAAGAAAAACAACATTGTTATTTCAACAGGAGGGGGTGCTGTCCTTTTACCCGAAAATATGGAGCGTCTTAAGAAAAAAGGGATTATAATATGTCTAAAAACAAGCCCCGAAATTATTTTAGAAAGAATAAAACAACAGAAAGGAACCCGCCCGCTCTTAAACAAGCCTGAACCGCTTAAGGAAATAAAGTCCATCTTGAAAAAACGCGCGCCCTGTTACAAACAGGCTGATTTAACTATCGACACATCGGATTTTGCTACAGGCAAAATAATCACACAGTTAATAAAAAAAATTAATGATTTATATTAA